In Acidobacteriota bacterium, one genomic interval encodes:
- a CDS encoding histidine triad nucleotide-binding protein encodes MSQTFDDPTCLFCRIGRREIPAKIAFENDRVLAFHDVAPKSPTHVLVIPKVHVAALSGTTAADAEALGACLAAVAEIARTLGLSSYRVVANDGPDAGQSVFHLHFHLMGGRSFAWPPG; translated from the coding sequence GTGAGCCAGACGTTCGACGACCCCACGTGCCTCTTCTGCCGGATCGGCCGCCGCGAGATCCCCGCGAAGATCGCGTTCGAGAACGACCGCGTCCTCGCGTTCCACGACGTCGCGCCGAAGTCGCCCACCCACGTCCTCGTGATTCCGAAGGTGCACGTCGCGGCCCTCTCGGGCACGACGGCGGCGGACGCGGAGGCTCTCGGAGCTTGTCTGGCGGCGGTGGCGGAGATCGCGCGCACGCTCGGCCTCTCGAGCTATCGCGTCGTCGCGAACGACGGGCCGGACGCGGGCCAGAGCGTCTTCCACCTGCACTTCCACCTCATGGGCGGGCGCTCGTTCGCCTGGCCTCCCGGTTGA
- a CDS encoding ABC transporter permease — MSAGLALAKREIVRFLRQKSRVVGAVAPPLVMWLLVGSGFKGSFRGDSFGYFFPGTVVLVVLFAAIFATISVIEDRREGFLQGVLVAPVAPASIAFGKILGGSVLGLLQGLPLLVLVPVAGLSADPRGLLGAAAVLVLLAFALTSLGFAIAWSLESTQGFHAIMNLFLIPMWLLSGSFFPVDGAPAWLRAAMAVNPLTYGVAALRRALGGASESLPSLGLSVAVTAAFAVVMFAAATAVVAKLPSGPERRGGKAPR; from the coding sequence GTGAGCGCCGGCCTCGCCCTCGCGAAGCGCGAGATCGTCCGGTTCCTCCGGCAGAAGAGCCGCGTCGTCGGCGCCGTCGCGCCGCCGCTCGTCATGTGGCTCCTCGTCGGCTCGGGGTTCAAGGGCTCGTTCCGCGGAGACTCGTTCGGCTACTTCTTCCCCGGGACCGTCGTCCTCGTCGTCCTCTTCGCGGCCATCTTCGCGACGATCTCCGTCATCGAGGACCGCCGCGAGGGCTTCCTGCAGGGCGTCCTCGTCGCGCCCGTCGCTCCGGCGTCGATCGCGTTCGGCAAGATCCTCGGCGGCAGCGTGCTCGGCCTCCTGCAGGGCCTCCCGCTTCTCGTCCTCGTCCCCGTGGCCGGGCTCTCGGCAGACCCGCGCGGCCTCCTCGGCGCCGCGGCGGTCCTCGTCCTCCTCGCGTTCGCGCTGACGTCCCTCGGCTTTGCGATCGCGTGGTCCCTCGAGTCGACGCAGGGCTTCCACGCGATCATGAATCTCTTCCTGATCCCGATGTGGCTTCTCTCCGGGTCGTTCTTCCCCGTCGACGGCGCGCCCGCATGGCTGAGGGCCGCCATGGCCGTCAACCCGCTCACGTACGGCGTCGCGGCTCTCCGCCGCGCGCTCGGCGGGGCTTCGGAGTCGCTGCCGTCCCTCGGCCTCTCCGTCGCGGTGACGGCGGCGTTCGCCGTCGTCATGTTCGCCGCCGCGACGGCCGTGGTCGCGAAGCTGCCGTCCGGACCGGAGCGGCGCGGCGGAAAGGCGCCCCGATGA
- a CDS encoding response regulator, producing MPGPRILVFFGLLLVAGGLFVAPAAAVAPGALLAGLGGILILIASYRDGGGAAREAATGVRAAFGPALDALETLAVFTVDRDGRVGYVNRGAIRVFGKPARELEGRPAGVVAYSEAEDPEIVEALREVFETGRPTAARRLLLHAGGGPRVESVVTMTPVVRYGKVVEVAVFRADTKGGAPLERHGRLLDSVPAGLLGVDASGRIDAVNRRLADLLGRRADALEGLDVARTEVLPESVRALLRAHAVRAAGTTPLSAGEEEFVLVTPEGASRPTHVLVSPRAGGGADAVFIDGASRRRLRTELEASRQALFAAREAAAEAIVTTTHDLRAKIARIVEAARRSTDESSGPIQRSAATAELKASTEQLLARVEADAAEALTPEAFGSGGGRPTVLLVEDNEENRELLAHMLRSRGADVLAVGTGREAVEAAARFRFRFVLLDLQMPEMDGFQVLRRLRALPAGASLPVVALTALTSDLVKERCEAEGMDDFVSKPVTLARVGELVAKWGSRLDV from the coding sequence ATGCCCGGCCCGAGGATTCTCGTCTTTTTCGGCCTGCTGCTGGTTGCCGGGGGCCTTTTCGTCGCCCCGGCGGCCGCCGTCGCGCCGGGTGCGCTGCTCGCCGGGCTGGGCGGGATCCTGATCCTCATCGCCTCGTACCGGGACGGCGGGGGGGCCGCCCGCGAGGCCGCGACGGGCGTGAGGGCGGCTTTCGGGCCGGCGCTCGACGCGCTCGAGACGCTCGCCGTCTTCACCGTCGACCGCGACGGCAGGGTCGGGTACGTGAACCGCGGGGCCATCCGCGTCTTCGGGAAGCCCGCGCGCGAGCTCGAAGGCCGCCCGGCGGGAGTCGTCGCGTACTCGGAGGCCGAGGACCCGGAGATCGTCGAGGCGCTGCGCGAGGTCTTCGAAACGGGCCGGCCGACCGCCGCACGCCGGCTGCTCCTCCACGCCGGGGGCGGTCCCCGCGTCGAAAGCGTCGTCACGATGACGCCGGTCGTGCGCTACGGAAAGGTCGTCGAGGTTGCCGTCTTCAGGGCCGACACGAAGGGCGGCGCGCCTCTCGAGCGGCACGGCCGGCTCCTCGACTCGGTCCCGGCCGGCCTCCTCGGGGTGGACGCCTCGGGCCGGATCGACGCCGTGAACCGCCGCCTCGCGGACCTCCTCGGGCGCCGCGCGGATGCTCTCGAGGGCCTGGACGTCGCCCGGACCGAGGTCCTCCCGGAGTCGGTGCGCGCCCTGCTCCGCGCGCACGCCGTGCGCGCCGCCGGCACGACGCCGCTCTCGGCCGGCGAGGAGGAGTTCGTCCTCGTCACGCCGGAGGGCGCCTCGCGGCCGACCCACGTCCTCGTCTCGCCGCGGGCCGGAGGCGGGGCCGACGCCGTGTTCATCGACGGCGCCTCGCGGCGCCGCCTCCGGACCGAGCTCGAGGCCTCGCGTCAGGCGCTCTTCGCGGCGCGGGAGGCCGCGGCGGAAGCCATCGTGACGACGACGCACGACCTGAGGGCGAAGATCGCGCGCATCGTCGAAGCCGCGCGGCGCTCGACGGACGAGAGCTCGGGGCCGATCCAGCGGAGCGCGGCCACGGCCGAGCTGAAGGCGTCGACGGAGCAGCTCCTCGCCCGCGTGGAGGCCGACGCGGCGGAGGCGCTCACGCCCGAGGCCTTCGGAAGCGGTGGCGGGCGCCCGACCGTGCTTCTCGTCGAGGACAACGAGGAGAACCGCGAGCTCCTCGCGCACATGCTCAGATCGCGCGGCGCCGACGTCCTCGCCGTGGGCACGGGCCGCGAGGCCGTCGAAGCCGCGGCGCGCTTCAGGTTCCGATTCGTCCTCCTCGACCTCCAGATGCCGGAGATGGACGGCTTCCAGGTGCTCCGTCGCCTCCGCGCCCTGCCGGCAGGCGCCAGCCTGCCCGTCGTCGCCCTCACGGCGCTCACCTCCGACCTCGTGAAGGAGCGCTGCGAGGCCGAGGGGATGGACGACTTCGTGTCCAAGCCCGTCACGCTCGCGCGCGTCGGCGAGCTCGTCGCGAAGTGGGGCAGCCGCCTGGACGTCTGA
- the prmC gene encoding peptide chain release factor N(5)-glutamine methyltransferase has product MTEPESSAATWSDLLASARARLSGRDHAPFEAEELLARAAGRPRSWFHARRREPAERAATAAYDDLVTRRAAGEPLQYLLGEWEFLGRTFAVDPRALIPRGETEGIVEEARRAAPDAVRLADLGTGSGVLAVSLALERPRARVLALDRSPGALALAAANARRHGVAERVRVVASDWLSALGSGARFDLVVANPPYVPLTDQPHLSKTVSEYEPGLALYGGADGLDPLRVILAALPPFLEKGRPFVFEFGYSQANEVSALVEAAPLFRLERIRLDAAGIPRTATAIRA; this is encoded by the coding sequence ATGACCGAACCCGAATCCTCCGCCGCCACGTGGTCCGACCTCCTCGCGAGCGCGCGCGCCCGGCTGTCGGGCCGCGACCACGCGCCGTTCGAGGCCGAGGAGCTGCTCGCCCGCGCCGCCGGACGTCCCCGTTCGTGGTTTCACGCCCGCCGGCGCGAGCCGGCCGAACGGGCCGCCACCGCCGCGTACGACGACCTCGTGACCCGGCGCGCCGCCGGCGAGCCGCTGCAGTACCTCCTCGGTGAGTGGGAGTTCCTCGGCCGCACCTTCGCCGTCGACCCGCGCGCGCTCATCCCGCGCGGCGAGACCGAGGGGATCGTCGAGGAAGCCCGGCGGGCCGCGCCGGACGCGGTGCGCCTCGCCGACCTCGGGACGGGAAGCGGCGTCCTCGCGGTGTCTCTCGCGCTCGAGCGCCCGCGCGCGCGCGTCCTCGCGCTCGACCGGTCCCCTGGCGCCCTCGCTCTCGCGGCCGCGAACGCGCGGCGCCACGGCGTGGCGGAGCGCGTTCGTGTCGTGGCGTCCGACTGGCTGTCGGCTCTTGGAAGCGGCGCGCGCTTCGACCTCGTCGTCGCGAATCCTCCGTACGTCCCGCTCACGGACCAGCCGCACCTCTCGAAGACCGTCTCCGAATACGAGCCCGGCCTCGCGCTCTATGGCGGCGCGGACGGGCTCGACCCGCTGCGCGTGATCCTCGCGGCGCTCCCGCCGTTCCTCGAGAAGGGCCGGCCGTTCGTCTTCGAGTTCGGCTACAGCCAGGCGAACGAAGTCTCGGCCCTCGTCGAGGCCGCGCCTCTCTTCCGGCTCGAGCGCATCCGCCTCGACGCGGCGGGCATCCCGCGCACGGCCACGGCGATCCGGGCGTGA
- a CDS encoding COX15/CtaA family protein, which translates to MPEAFLRIATRTVAACVFLLLIAGALVTSTQSGLAVPDWPLSYGKVMPPMVGGILYEHGHRLVAAAVSTLVGLELGALLFLLKGRKTVKVLAAVAFAAILLQALLGGLTVLFLLPPAVSSAHAALAEIVFALTAVVALMCSKTWEVLRISSKGEKARGAFRWVVLATAAVYLQIVVGAVMRHTGAGLAIPDFPTSFGGLLPTFEEISRPGVPIHLAHRLGALVVVVLVAFAARALSALPGPIFPTLGASWAGLVCLQAFLGASSIWSAKAVPLTVAHLAVGALCWVIGVLASVALAAGFSDKLARD; encoded by the coding sequence GTGCCTGAGGCGTTCCTCAGGATCGCGACCCGGACCGTCGCGGCCTGCGTCTTCCTGCTCCTGATCGCCGGCGCCCTCGTCACGTCCACCCAGTCCGGGCTCGCGGTCCCGGACTGGCCGCTCTCGTACGGGAAAGTGATGCCGCCGATGGTGGGAGGCATCCTCTACGAGCACGGGCATCGGCTCGTGGCGGCGGCCGTCTCCACGCTCGTCGGGCTGGAGCTCGGCGCGCTTCTTTTTCTTCTGAAAGGAAGAAAGACCGTGAAGGTCCTGGCGGCGGTCGCCTTTGCGGCGATCCTGCTGCAGGCTCTCCTCGGCGGATTGACGGTTCTGTTTCTCCTGCCTCCCGCGGTCTCCTCCGCGCACGCGGCGCTCGCCGAGATCGTCTTCGCCCTCACGGCCGTGGTCGCGCTCATGTGCTCGAAGACCTGGGAAGTTCTTCGGATTTCTTCGAAGGGTGAAAAGGCGAGAGGCGCGTTCCGCTGGGTCGTCCTGGCGACCGCAGCCGTGTATCTGCAGATCGTCGTGGGGGCCGTCATGCGCCACACGGGCGCCGGCCTCGCGATCCCGGACTTCCCCACCTCGTTCGGCGGCCTTCTCCCCACTTTCGAAGAAATCTCCCGTCCCGGCGTCCCGATCCACCTCGCCCACCGCCTCGGCGCGCTCGTCGTGGTCGTCCTCGTCGCGTTTGCGGCCCGGGCGCTCTCGGCGCTTCCCGGCCCCATCTTCCCAACTCTCGGGGCCTCGTGGGCCGGCCTCGTCTGCCTGCAGGCCTTTCTGGGCGCCTCGTCGATCTGGTCCGCGAAAGCCGTGCCCCTGACGGTCGCCCACCTCGCCGTGGGGGCCCTCTGCTGGGTGATCGGCGTCCTCGCGTCCGTCGCACTCGCAGCCGGATTTTCGGATAAGCTCGCGCGCGATTGA
- a CDS encoding DUF420 domain-containing protein, with the protein MTLRDVPTLNAFLNATSAVLLVVGWTFIRRGNREAHRRTMIAAFVCSAVFLTSYLVYHAQVGSVRFPGTGGARTLYLGILLTHTVLAAAVAPMAVTTFVLAWKGRFERHRRLARWTLPIWLYVSVTGVVVYVMLYRMSW; encoded by the coding sequence ATGACCCTGCGCGACGTTCCGACCCTCAACGCCTTCCTGAACGCGACGAGCGCCGTGCTCCTCGTCGTCGGATGGACGTTCATCCGGCGCGGCAACCGCGAGGCGCACCGCCGCACGATGATCGCCGCCTTCGTCTGCTCGGCCGTCTTCCTGACGTCGTACCTCGTCTACCACGCGCAGGTCGGGAGCGTGCGGTTCCCGGGCACGGGCGGCGCGCGGACGCTCTACCTCGGGATCCTCCTGACGCACACGGTTCTCGCGGCCGCGGTCGCGCCGATGGCCGTGACGACGTTCGTCCTCGCCTGGAAGGGGCGCTTCGAGAGGCACCGCCGCCTCGCCCGCTGGACGCTCCCGATCTGGCTCTACGTCTCCGTGACCGGAGTCGTCGTCTACGTGATGCTGTACCGGATGAGCTGGTAA
- the murA gene encoding UDP-N-acetylglucosamine 1-carboxyvinyltransferase, producing MDAFLLKGPVRLEGSVAASGAKNAALPEMAAALLADAPVALDGVPDLADVRTMERLLAGMGVSLAHPAPGRVVLDASRVTSTEAPYDLVRTMRASILVLGPLVARFGEARVSLPGGCAIGLRPVDLHLMALEAMGARVAVEKGYIHAHVSRVSPARGRLTGATVRFPTQTVTGTENVLFAAALARGTTVIENAAREPEVEDTARLLVRMGARVSGAGTPTITVEGVDRLGGTGEAPHAVVPDRIEAGTYLAAGAITGGDVTVTGARAADLGAFLDALVRAGAEVETTTGGVRVRAPRPLVATDVTTEPHPGFPTDLQAQFLAVMTQATGTSRITETIFENRFLHAGELLRLGADIRLDGRTAIVRGPAPLEGAPVTASDLRASAALVLAGLVAKGETRVRRIYHLDRGYADMDGRLRSLGARVERIDG from the coding sequence GTGGACGCGTTCCTCCTGAAAGGCCCGGTGCGCCTCGAAGGCTCCGTCGCCGCGAGCGGCGCGAAGAACGCGGCGCTCCCGGAGATGGCGGCCGCGCTCCTCGCGGACGCGCCCGTCGCCCTCGACGGCGTGCCGGACCTCGCGGACGTCCGGACGATGGAGCGCCTCCTCGCGGGCATGGGCGTCTCCCTCGCGCATCCCGCGCCAGGCCGCGTCGTCCTCGACGCCTCGCGCGTCACGTCGACCGAGGCGCCGTACGACCTCGTGCGCACGATGCGCGCGTCAATCCTCGTCCTCGGCCCGCTCGTCGCCCGCTTCGGCGAGGCGCGCGTCTCGCTCCCCGGCGGCTGCGCGATCGGCCTCCGGCCCGTCGACCTCCACCTCATGGCGCTCGAGGCGATGGGGGCGCGCGTCGCGGTCGAGAAGGGCTACATCCACGCGCACGTCTCGCGCGTCTCGCCCGCCCGCGGCCGCCTCACGGGCGCGACCGTCCGCTTCCCGACGCAGACCGTCACCGGCACCGAGAACGTTCTCTTCGCCGCGGCGCTCGCGAGGGGGACGACCGTCATCGAGAACGCCGCGCGGGAGCCCGAGGTCGAGGACACGGCCCGCCTCCTCGTCCGGATGGGCGCGCGCGTCTCGGGCGCGGGGACGCCGACGATCACGGTCGAGGGCGTCGACCGCCTCGGCGGCACCGGCGAGGCGCCGCACGCCGTCGTGCCGGACCGCATCGAGGCCGGCACGTACCTCGCCGCCGGCGCGATCACGGGCGGCGACGTCACCGTGACGGGCGCGCGCGCGGCGGACCTCGGCGCGTTCCTCGACGCGCTCGTCCGCGCGGGCGCCGAGGTCGAGACGACGACGGGCGGCGTCCGCGTCCGCGCGCCGCGACCGCTCGTGGCCACGGACGTGACGACCGAGCCGCACCCAGGCTTCCCGACGGACCTGCAGGCGCAGTTCCTCGCGGTCATGACGCAGGCCACGGGCACGAGCCGGATCACCGAGACGATCTTCGAGAACCGCTTCCTCCACGCGGGCGAGCTCCTGCGCCTCGGGGCCGACATCCGGCTGGACGGGCGAACCGCGATCGTGCGCGGGCCAGCGCCCCTCGAGGGCGCGCCCGTCACGGCCTCGGACCTGCGCGCCTCGGCGGCTCTCGTCCTCGCGGGCCTCGTCGCAAAGGGCGAGACGCGCGTCCGGCGCATTTACCACCTCGACCGCGGGTACGCGGACATGGACGGGCGCCTCCGGAGCCTCGGCGCGCGCGTCGAGCGGATCGACGGATAA
- the cyoE gene encoding protoheme IX farnesyltransferase: MHSLSRSLAAYVSLTKPRITVFVVMTAFVGFVAGTKGPLSGMDVLLLLHTLLGTAFVASGTSAFNQVWEKELDGRMARTASRPLPSGLLGITGAALFAGALSLAGLLELWIFTDPVTTALAAFTLVSYVLVYTPMKTRSPASTIVGAIPGALPPLGGFTAAAGGAIGLPGLALFAILFVWQLPHFFAIGWRHREDYAKAGVVILPVVDPSGRSTARQTLVWTAVLLPISLLPSLVGSAGFVYAFGAFAMTLLFLNASLKFAREVTDGRAKSLFLASIAWLPAVLALLVADRV, encoded by the coding sequence GTGCATTCTCTGAGCCGCTCCCTCGCCGCCTACGTGTCCCTGACGAAGCCGCGCATCACGGTCTTCGTCGTGATGACGGCCTTTGTCGGCTTCGTGGCCGGCACGAAGGGTCCCCTCTCGGGGATGGACGTCCTCTTGCTCCTGCACACGCTTCTCGGCACGGCCTTCGTCGCCTCGGGCACGAGCGCGTTCAACCAGGTCTGGGAGAAAGAGCTGGACGGCCGGATGGCGCGCACCGCCTCTCGTCCGCTTCCTTCGGGTCTCCTCGGGATCACCGGCGCCGCCCTCTTCGCGGGGGCGCTGTCCCTCGCCGGGCTCCTCGAGCTCTGGATCTTCACGGACCCCGTGACGACGGCCCTCGCCGCGTTCACGCTCGTCTCGTACGTCCTCGTCTACACGCCCATGAAGACGCGCTCGCCGGCCTCGACGATCGTCGGCGCCATCCCCGGCGCGCTCCCTCCGCTCGGCGGCTTCACGGCCGCCGCGGGCGGCGCCATCGGCCTTCCGGGGCTCGCGCTCTTCGCGATCCTCTTCGTGTGGCAGCTCCCGCACTTCTTCGCGATCGGCTGGCGCCACCGCGAGGACTACGCAAAGGCCGGCGTCGTGATCCTGCCGGTCGTGGACCCGTCGGGCCGCTCCACGGCGCGCCAGACGCTCGTGTGGACCGCCGTCCTCCTCCCGATCAGCCTCCTCCCGTCGCTCGTCGGCTCCGCGGGCTTCGTCTACGCCTTCGGGGCCTTCGCGATGACTCTTCTGTTCCTCAACGCGTCTCTGAAGTTCGCCCGCGAGGTCACGGACGGCCGGGCGAAATCGCTGTTCCTCGCTTCCATCGCTTGGCTCCCGGCCGTGCTTGCGCTCCTCGTCGCCGACCGGGTCTGA
- a CDS encoding ATP-binding cassette domain-containing protein: MTAPAVETAALSCAYGARLALDGATLSVARGEIFALLGPNGGGKTTLFRILATLLKPTSGSFRIDGLDPASDARAVRRKLGVVFQAPGLDRKLTVKENLALQGALLNMSGTGLTARIDELLGAFSIRDRAGDLVETLSGGLARRVEIAKALLAAPPVLLLDEPSTGLDPGARRDLTALLTQLAKGGTAVLLTTHLFDEADAAHRIGILDRGRLVALGAPAALKAEVGGDVVTVEAREDGGAPALAREISARFGAEAGKVAAVGKTVRVERPQAHTFVPALVEAFPGRFRSLTLGAPSLEDVFIDRTGRAFREADAEEPAGVPA, encoded by the coding sequence GTGACCGCTCCCGCCGTCGAAACCGCCGCGCTCTCGTGCGCGTACGGCGCGCGCCTCGCCCTGGACGGCGCCACGCTCTCGGTGGCGCGCGGCGAGATCTTCGCCCTCCTCGGGCCGAACGGCGGCGGCAAGACGACGCTCTTCCGCATCCTCGCCACGCTCCTGAAACCGACGTCCGGGTCGTTCCGGATCGACGGGCTCGATCCCGCCTCGGACGCGAGGGCGGTGCGCCGCAAGCTGGGCGTCGTCTTCCAGGCGCCCGGCCTCGACAGGAAGCTCACCGTGAAGGAGAACCTTGCGCTGCAGGGCGCGCTCCTGAACATGTCCGGCACCGGGCTCACCGCCCGGATCGACGAGCTCCTCGGGGCGTTCTCGATCCGTGACCGCGCCGGGGACCTCGTCGAGACGCTCTCGGGCGGCCTCGCGCGCCGCGTCGAGATCGCCAAGGCGCTCCTGGCCGCGCCGCCGGTCCTGCTCCTCGACGAGCCCTCCACCGGGCTCGACCCCGGCGCCCGCCGCGATCTCACGGCGCTCCTCACCCAGCTCGCGAAGGGCGGCACGGCCGTCCTCCTCACGACGCACCTCTTCGACGAGGCCGACGCCGCACACCGCATCGGCATCCTCGATCGCGGGCGCCTCGTCGCGCTCGGCGCGCCCGCGGCGCTGAAGGCCGAGGTCGGCGGCGACGTCGTGACGGTCGAGGCGCGCGAGGACGGCGGCGCGCCCGCGCTGGCGCGCGAGATCTCGGCGCGATTCGGCGCCGAGGCCGGCAAGGTCGCGGCCGTGGGAAAGACGGTCCGCGTCGAGCGCCCACAGGCGCACACGTTCGTTCCCGCCCTCGTCGAGGCGTTCCCGGGCCGCTTCCGGTCGCTCACGCTCGGCGCGCCGTCCCTCGAGGACGTCTTCATCGACAGGACCGGCCGCGCGTTCCGCGAGGCCGACGCCGAGGAACCCGCGGGAGTCCCCGCGTGA
- a CDS encoding lytic transglycosylase domain-containing protein encodes MRLGFLRAAALGLALTSAATVSAAPPSADAGREQALAAAARAGRWNEVLERLAALKADAPERYADGRFDYLAARALASTGRRDAAIPLFERYVSPDDLFDVPARLASGSLRFEAGDGLGAMELLLPLLQRKGGAVSRRALRIALDALETRLDAAALQRLVSAHPPAAPREKRRLAALRAEALDQAGDSAGAAALREGLLREARRDDAAAVVLAREMRGREPKDVPDRLLPLLVETAKAQRDLDLAERLLAEGDRRAEAGGDAAARWGARFDLGRMRASRGRFADAAAAFRSILEAEPARKRPPAKKKDDSPGTAAFFARVRFNLGAALEKLNDLDGAAREFQRVEAGRVGPSGLAALQRARLEMRRSHLADAEKILLRPTLAREPGRVEGLLHLTERYAETGDGAGARRALAPVAALAQARRLSEPWKSELPFWRGRVAEASGSVPGALQGYSDILASRPWTAVGELARERMTSLPEAPRAAFLRAARVRGEALLRAGRAAEAKFGLLPPAVLGDAAARDLLKVAYHALPLYASVLLAPDLADDALPTLCGDAAACRLLQLGLPEEAEPIVRDASRLDTILGSLVAARLAEAADAGPAALDAAAALDRIVPVDFLLDLAPRSILRGLAPRPFDRLVSETADQSGVPRELLYAVMRQESRFDREAASPAAARGLMQLTLPAAGDAARELNESPPAYADLYDPARSLRLGARTLKNLLVRFDGDDALAASGYNAGAGQTALWAGGAQRPVEALLASISYPETRTYVRRVLSNRILYRMSEPRPPVSGGK; translated from the coding sequence TTGAGGCTCGGCTTCCTCCGCGCGGCCGCGCTCGGCCTCGCCCTCACGTCCGCCGCGACGGTTTCCGCCGCACCTCCTTCGGCGGACGCCGGGCGCGAGCAGGCGCTCGCCGCCGCGGCGCGGGCCGGCAGGTGGAACGAGGTCCTCGAGCGCCTCGCCGCCCTGAAGGCCGACGCACCCGAGCGCTACGCGGACGGCCGGTTCGACTATCTCGCCGCGCGTGCGTTGGCGTCCACGGGCCGCCGGGACGCGGCGATTCCGCTCTTCGAGCGCTACGTTTCACCCGACGACCTCTTCGACGTCCCCGCGCGCCTCGCGTCGGGGTCCCTGCGCTTCGAGGCGGGCGACGGCCTCGGCGCGATGGAGCTTCTCCTTCCGCTGCTCCAGAGAAAGGGCGGCGCCGTCTCGCGCCGCGCGCTGCGCATCGCGCTGGACGCCCTCGAAACGCGCCTCGACGCGGCCGCCCTCCAGCGGCTCGTGTCCGCGCACCCGCCGGCCGCCCCGCGCGAAAAACGCCGCCTCGCGGCGCTGCGCGCCGAGGCGCTCGACCAGGCCGGGGATTCCGCCGGTGCGGCGGCGCTCCGTGAGGGCCTTCTGCGCGAGGCGCGGCGCGACGACGCGGCGGCCGTCGTCCTCGCCCGCGAGATGCGCGGCCGCGAGCCGAAGGACGTGCCCGACCGCCTGCTCCCGCTCCTCGTCGAGACCGCGAAGGCGCAGCGCGACCTCGACCTCGCCGAGCGTCTGCTCGCCGAGGGCGACCGCCGCGCCGAGGCGGGCGGCGACGCGGCCGCGCGGTGGGGCGCGCGCTTCGACCTCGGTCGCATGCGGGCGTCGCGCGGGCGCTTCGCGGATGCCGCGGCCGCGTTCCGCTCGATCCTCGAGGCGGAGCCCGCTCGCAAGAGGCCGCCCGCGAAGAAGAAGGACGATTCTCCCGGCACGGCGGCGTTCTTCGCGCGCGTGCGCTTCAACCTCGGCGCGGCGCTCGAAAAGCTGAATGATCTCGACGGGGCCGCGCGGGAGTTCCAGCGCGTCGAGGCCGGCCGCGTCGGGCCGTCCGGCCTCGCGGCCCTCCAGCGCGCGCGCCTCGAGATGCGGCGCAGCCACCTCGCCGACGCCGAGAAAATCCTCCTCCGCCCCACGCTGGCCCGTGAGCCCGGACGCGTCGAAGGCCTCCTCCATCTGACCGAGCGCTACGCGGAAACGGGCGACGGGGCCGGGGCGCGGCGCGCCCTCGCGCCCGTCGCGGCTCTTGCGCAGGCCCGCCGGCTGTCCGAGCCCTGGAAGAGCGAGCTCCCGTTCTGGCGGGGTCGCGTCGCGGAGGCTTCGGGAAGCGTCCCTGGCGCGCTCCAGGGCTACTCCGACATCCTCGCCTCGCGCCCGTGGACCGCCGTGGGCGAGCTCGCGCGGGAACGGATGACCTCGCTGCCGGAGGCGCCGCGCGCGGCGTTCCTCCGCGCGGCCCGCGTGCGCGGCGAGGCCCTGCTCCGGGCGGGGCGCGCCGCGGAGGCGAAGTTCGGCCTCCTCCCGCCGGCCGTCCTCGGCGACGCGGCGGCGCGCGACCTCCTGAAGGTCGCGTATCACGCCCTGCCTCTCTACGCCAGCGTGCTCCTCGCGCCCGACCTTGCGGACGACGCGCTCCCCACGCTCTGCGGCGATGCGGCCGCCTGCCGCCTCCTCCAGCTCGGCCTGCCCGAGGAGGCCGAGCCGATCGTGCGCGACGCCTCGCGCCTCGACACGATCCTCGGCAGCCTCGTCGCGGCGCGGCTCGCCGAGGCCGCGGATGCGGGCCCCGCGGCCCTCGACGCCGCGGCGGCCCTCGACCGGATCGTGCCGGTCGATTTCCTCCTGGACCTCGCTCCCCGCTCGATCCTCCGCGGCCTCGCGCCCCGTCCCTTCGACCGGCTCGTCTCGGAGACGGCCGACCAGAGCGGCGTGCCGCGCGAGCTGCTCTACGCCGTCATGCGCCAGGAAAGCCGCTTCGACCGCGAGGCCGCGTCCCCGGCGGCGGCCCGCGGCCTCATGCAGCTCACGCTGCCGGCGGCCGGCGACGCGGCGCGTGAGCTGAACGAGAGCCCTCCCGCCTACGCGGACCTCTACGACCCCGCTCGCTCCCTGCGCCTCGGCGCGCGCACGCTGAAGAACCTCCTCGTGCGCTTCGACGGCGACGACGCGCTCGCCGCCTCGGGCTACAACGCGGGCGCGGGCCAGACGGCGCTCTGGGCGGGCGGCGCGCAGCGCCCGGTCGAGGCGCTCCTCGCGTCGATCAGCTACCCGGAGACGCGCACGTACGTGCGCCGCGTCCTCTCCAACCGGATCCTCTACCGGATGTCCGAGCCTCGCCCGCCCGTCAGCGGCGGTAAATGA